The genomic window TCGCCCTGCCATGGGGCAGATGTCTTCAGATGGCCGCATCAAGAAGCATGTTGTCGCGATGAATGGTCTCGGGATAGGACGCATGCCCGAGGATGGTTTCGATCTCCGAGGTGTTACGTCCCTTGATGCGTCTGAGTTCTTCGGCCGTGTAGTTGGTCACTCCCACTCCGATGGACCGACCGGACACGTCTTCGATCCGGACCATGTCTCCCATGCCGAAATCGCCCTGCACATCGGCTATGCCCGCGGGAAGCAAACTCTTGCCGTGATCCGTCAGAGCGCACACCGCCCCCTGGTCAATGACAATGGTTCCACCGGGATCAAGGTTGTAGGCCATCCAGAACTTTCTTCGTGAGATACTGCGAGCCTCGGGCATGATCCAGGTTCCCAGTTCTTCTCCGGCAAACACCTTTTCCAGACCGAAACGGGTCTTGCCCGAGAGAATCAAGGTGGGCACCCCCAGCTGGGCCGCACGCCGAGCAGCAAGGAGCTTACTGTACATGCCCCCGGTTCCGCTTCCTGTCTTGCCCCGGCAGATGTTCGCCAGGGGCATGGACGCTATATCCTCTATGTAGGGAAGAAAACAGGCATCGGGATTCTCAAGGGGATTGTCCGTGAACACCCCGTCGGCCGAGGTCAGATTGATGAACAGGTCCGCTTCCACCGCATTGAGGATCAGGGCAGCCAGGGCGTCATTGTCCCCGAACTTGAGCTCGTGCACGGCAACAGTATCATTCTCGTTGACAATGGGGATCACCCTCCACCCCAGGAGCATGGACAGGGTATTTCTGGCATTGAGGAATCTTTCCCGATCCTGGAGATCAGCCCGAGTCAGCAGAACCTGGGCGGTCACGGTATCGTAACGGGCAAAGGCCTCGTCATAAAAATGCATGAGCCGGCTCTGGCCAATGGCCGAGGTTGCCTGCTTGTAGGCCAGATCCTGACGAGCATGACACGAACCCATGACCCGACAGCCTGCAGCCACCGCGCCCGAGGAAACAAGCACCAGATCAATGCCCTTGTCATGCAGACCGGCCATTTGGTCGGCCAACCGGTTGACCACGCGCAGATCCAGCCCGTTGCTTCCCGTCAGGACCGCGCTCCCCACCTTGATGACCACACGCTTGGCATGGGTCAGAACATCACGGCGTGCCTTCTGGCAATCACTCATCACTGCTGATCGGGACATGTTGCCCTACCCTTCCAAGGTTTCCATTTCCCGCCACATGGCGGACAACAGGGCATCCACGCCCTGGCCGTGCAGGGCGGAGATGAAAAAGACATCCTTGCCCGCATCACGCGCAGCCTGCTTGAGCACGGCCAGTTCGTCGTCGCCCATGAGATCGATCTTGTTGATCACCAGCAGCTGCTTCTTGGTCCGCAATGCGGTCTTGTACTTGCCGAGCTCCTCGTTGATCAGCTCGAACCCGGCCCAGGGATCTTCAAGAAACAGGTCCTCGGCACTGAGGATGTGCACCAGGAACCGGGACCGCTCCACATGCTTCAAAAAGGTATGACCAAGCCCCTGACCGGCATGGGCCCCCTGGATCAGGCCGGGGATATCCGCCACAACCATGCGCCTTCCGTCATCGCCCACAACAACCCCAAGATTGGGATTGAGGGTGGTGAAAGGATAGGGCGCCACCTTGGGACGTGCCGCTGAAATCTTGGAAATAAAAGTTGATTTTCCGGCGTTGGGCAAACCGAGCAATCCAACGTCGGCCAGGAACTTGAGTTCCAGCCGGATACGCATCTCCTGGGCCGGCTCCCCGGGTTGGGCAAACCGCGGCGCGCGCATGGTCGAGGACTTGAAATGGGTGTTTCCCTTGCCGCCCCGCCCCCCGGTCACCAGGACCACTTCCTGACCGTCATTCACCAGATCGGCAATCAGGGTTTCCTCGCCATCCTCTTCCAGCCGGTAGATCAGGGTACCGGCTGGCACGTCAACGACCATGTCCTGACCGGCCCGGCCGTAACACATGCGCCCCTGTCCCGGTCGACCATTTTCAGCCTCATAGACCCGTTTGTGCCGGAAATCGTACAGGCTGAGCAGCTTTTCCCGCGCCCTGAAAATCACGTCACCGCCCTTGCCCCCATCACCACCGTCGGGTCCGCCCTTGGGAATATACTTTTCCCGACGAAAGGACACACATCCTGCACCGCCCTTGCCTGAACGAACGAGAATCTCGGCTTCATCCACAAATCTCATGGTTTCCCCATCCTGTTACTTCTGCCTGGCAGAAGGTAAAACAAAACATCACGACATCTCGTACCTGTTCAGCACATACTACACATCAACAGTTCAGTCATCCCGGGATGAAACCGGAGTTCCCGGGTTCGGACAGAAGAGAGTCTCGTTACAACGCCGGTCCTGACGCGGCAAGGTCCCGGATGGTAACCGGAATACCCTATATCAACAAACAGATTGCACGTGCCCGGTTGCATTGGCAAGCGCAAGGCCGCCTGAAGGTTGCGTCCATTTCAGGAAGCAAAAAAGACCGCCCAAAGGGAAAGCCCTTGGAGCGGTCTTGGAACAATCGACGAAAAATGGATGCTAGGCCGATACGGGCACAATGTGTACCCTGCTCTTGACCTTTTTCTTGCGACGATACTTTTCGTATTCGACCACGCCGTCGCACAAGGCGAACAAGGTATAATCCTTGCCCATGCCGACGTTCTTGCCGGGATGAACCTTGGTTCCCAGCTGACGGACCAGAATATTGCCTGCCAAAACCTGCTGTCCGCCGAATTTTTTGACGCCCCGTCTCTGACCGGCACTGTCGCGGCCATTGCGGGAGCTACCGCCTGCTTTCTTATGTGCCATGGTGCCGCCCTCCTAGGCCTGGATCGCCGTCACTTTGAGAGTTGTGAAATCCTGACGATGGCCCTGCTTTTTTCTGTAATCTTTGCGCCGTTTCTTCTTGAAGACGATGATCTTCTTGTCCCGACCATGCTCAACCACCTGGCAGGTCACCTTGGCACCATCGACATAAGGGGTGCCGATCTTGAGATCTTCACCTTCACCGGCCATCAAAACCTTATCCAAAGAGAGCTCGGAACCGGCCTCGGCGTCCATCTTGGCAACCTTGACGGTAAGGCCCTCTTGTACTCGAAACTGTTTTCCACCTGCTTCAACTATAGCGAACATTTTCGTTACCTCCAAAGAATGAAACGTGGGTACTAGTCCTTTTTCCGGCTATCCGTCAAGGACTTTTTCATTTCCTGGCAAACCGGACCGTTGTGTCACCCTCTTGCCCGAAAACCCTTGTGCCCTGCGTTGCAATCCAACAGGCTATGCCCGGGCAACAACCAGGACATCCACCCGTCCGGCACCGCACGCACGCAGGGCCCGGGCACACGAGGTCAGGGTCGAGCCCGTTGTCATGACATCATCCACCAGCAGGACGCGCTTGTTCTCGAGCCGCCTGCCCCGAACAGCAAAGGCGCCCTTGAGGTTGCTGCGCCGGGCCTTTTTGCCCAGCCCCCTTTGAGCCCTGGTGTTACGCACACGAACAAGGGAACGGACGTCCACCTCGGGTCCCCAAACCGGAACCAGTCTGCGGGCCAGCTCCAGGCTCTGGTTGAATCCTCGTTCCTGTAACCGCCGGGGATGCAGGGGAACAGGCACAATCACGTCTGCAGGCTGTATGTCATGAAGAACACCCCCCTGAAGAAGCATCCTTCCAAGGAGGGTAACCAGAGGCAATCGGGCATTGAACTTGAAATCCGTGATCATCGACCGGACCAGTCCGGAATAGGGGCCAAAGAAACCCAGGGAAGACCATGGACGGGGAGAACGCCTGCAGTCCGAGCACAGATACACCTCCATGCTGTCTGAAGGATAGCACATCCCGCATCCAGGGCAATATCCCCGGGTTTGGGGCCGGATATCAGCCAGGCAGTCCGGACACAATTCAGGGAACACGGAATCACGCTGCACAATTCGACGTCCACAGATCAGACACCTGCGCCCCGCAGCCAGAGCAAACTGTTGCACAATCCCGCGTATCCGGTCCAAGACTCCGGTGTTCATACCGGCCTCACATCATCCCCTGTGTCTGACGGCTTGTTTCCATGCCTCACGGCCAAGAGACCGCATCCGGCCCAGGGCCGCTGCGCTGGCCATAAAATCGCCAGGATCATCCATGGATCGAAACAGTTCGGGATCGTGCAGGGAAAACCCGAACACATCCAGAAAATATTTCAGGGTCAAGAGGCTTCCCTTAAACAGGTTCTCCCCACGGGGACGCCCTGCACACAACGCCACATACGCCCGCCGCCGCGGCAGCGGCACACTGGCCTGATCCCTGTTGGGCAAACAAACATACCGGCTCTGCCCCCTGTCAATGAACCCCTTGAACAGGGCCGGAACATGATAGAAATAAATGGGTGCGGCAAACAGGACAAAGGGGGCCGCCTCCATGCAGGCAAACAGGGATTCCACATCATCCCTGTTCCGTAAAATGCACCTGCCTGACGGGTTGCAGGCCGAACACCCCTTGCACGGCAGAATCTTCTGGTCGCGAAGATAGACAGTGGTGCTCGTCCCTCCGGATTCCTCAATGCCGGCGGCAAAGGCTCGGGCAGCAGCATCCGAATTGCCTCCGGACCGGGGGCTGCAGGCAAAAATAATCGGAGGACCCGACACCACGTCCTGACCTGGTGCCATTTCAGGCCGACCCATCAGCCCCTTCCTCGTTTTTGTAAAATCGGGCTCGGATAAACCCGTCCTCGTTTGCTGTCTCCAT from Desulfoplanes formicivorans includes these protein-coding regions:
- the proB gene encoding glutamate 5-kinase, which encodes MSRSAVMSDCQKARRDVLTHAKRVVIKVGSAVLTGSNGLDLRVVNRLADQMAGLHDKGIDLVLVSSGAVAAGCRVMGSCHARQDLAYKQATSAIGQSRLMHFYDEAFARYDTVTAQVLLTRADLQDRERFLNARNTLSMLLGWRVIPIVNENDTVAVHELKFGDNDALAALILNAVEADLFINLTSADGVFTDNPLENPDACFLPYIEDIASMPLANICRGKTGSGTGGMYSKLLAARRAAQLGVPTLILSGKTRFGLEKVFAGEELGTWIMPEARSISRRKFWMAYNLDPGGTIVIDQGAVCALTDHGKSLLPAGIADVQGDFGMGDMVRIEDVSGRSIGVGVTNYTAEELRRIKGRNTSEIETILGHASYPETIHRDNMLLDAAI
- the obgE gene encoding GTPase ObgE; the encoded protein is MRFVDEAEILVRSGKGGAGCVSFRREKYIPKGGPDGGDGGKGGDVIFRAREKLLSLYDFRHKRVYEAENGRPGQGRMCYGRAGQDMVVDVPAGTLIYRLEEDGEETLIADLVNDGQEVVLVTGGRGGKGNTHFKSSTMRAPRFAQPGEPAQEMRIRLELKFLADVGLLGLPNAGKSTFISKISAARPKVAPYPFTTLNPNLGVVVGDDGRRMVVADIPGLIQGAHAGQGLGHTFLKHVERSRFLVHILSAEDLFLEDPWAGFELINEELGKYKTALRTKKQLLVINKIDLMGDDELAVLKQAARDAGKDVFFISALHGQGVDALLSAMWREMETLEG
- the rpmA gene encoding 50S ribosomal protein L27, with translation MAHKKAGGSSRNGRDSAGQRRGVKKFGGQQVLAGNILVRQLGTKVHPGKNVGMGKDYTLFALCDGVVEYEKYRRKKKVKSRVHIVPVSA
- the rplU gene encoding 50S ribosomal protein L21 produces the protein MFAIVEAGGKQFRVQEGLTVKVAKMDAEAGSELSLDKVLMAGEGEDLKIGTPYVDGAKVTCQVVEHGRDKKIIVFKKKRRKDYRKKQGHRQDFTTLKVTAIQA
- a CDS encoding ComF family protein; translation: MNTGVLDRIRGIVQQFALAAGRRCLICGRRIVQRDSVFPELCPDCLADIRPQTRGYCPGCGMCYPSDSMEVYLCSDCRRSPRPWSSLGFFGPYSGLVRSMITDFKFNARLPLVTLLGRMLLQGGVLHDIQPADVIVPVPLHPRRLQERGFNQSLELARRLVPVWGPEVDVRSLVRVRNTRAQRGLGKKARRSNLKGAFAVRGRRLENKRVLLVDDVMTTGSTLTSCARALRACGAGRVDVLVVARA
- a CDS encoding flavodoxin family protein, which encodes MGRPEMAPGQDVVSGPPIIFACSPRSGGNSDAAARAFAAGIEESGGTSTTVYLRDQKILPCKGCSACNPSGRCILRNRDDVESLFACMEAAPFVLFAAPIYFYHVPALFKGFIDRGQSRYVCLPNRDQASVPLPRRRAYVALCAGRPRGENLFKGSLLTLKYFLDVFGFSLHDPELFRSMDDPGDFMASAAALGRMRSLGREAWKQAVRHRG